A segment of the Zingiber officinale cultivar Zhangliang chromosome 8B, Zo_v1.1, whole genome shotgun sequence genome:
ACGCTCGGCTTAGCTAATATAGACAAGGAGTTGAGATAATCTTTGagctcttcaaacgcccgatcgcactctacatcccactggaattttatCGCCCGACGCAACACCTTGAAAATTGGTAGGCTTCGGTCGGATGATTTGGATATGAATCTAGATAGAGCGGTAATATGCCCGATCAGCCGTTGGGCTTCCTTCAAGTTGCGTGGCGATGGCATATCTTGCAAAGTCTTGACCTTGTTCAGATTCGCCTCGATCCTCGACTTGGTGACAATGTATCTCAGTAATCGACCGCTCTACCGAACAGGCACTTGTTCGagttcagctttattccataaGCCCTCAGAGTTTGGAAAGTCTCGTTGATGTCTGTGCAAAGATCAACAActcttggagattttattaatatgtcgttgACATATACCTCTATGTTTTGACTGATCTGCCactggaacaccttgttcatgagcctctggtaggtggcgtcggcgttctttagtccgaacgacatgacgtCGTAGCAAAATGTTCCGTCGGCCATGATAAaattgacattttcttgatcttctcgggcgagcggcacttggtgataaccttgatatgcgtcgagcatgtaGATCAGCTCTCAGCCTGCCGTAGAATCCACCATCTAGTCTATCAGGGGCAGcggatagaaatcctttgggcacgctTTATTCAGGTCGCAGAAGTCTCTGCAAACCCTCCATTTGTTGTCTGGCTTGGGGATCAGTACGATATTAGCAAGCCAACTCAGAAATTGTACCTCTCATATATAGCCGACCTCCAGCAATTTATCTATCTCCGCTCAGATGACTAAGTTTTGTCCcgtgctgaagtcccttttcttttgttttactgGTCGTGCGTCCGATCGGACGAGTAGTTTGTGCTGAGCCACACTTGGCGAAATGTCGGATAGCTCATGTGTCGTccaagcgaacacatcatgattttatCTCAAGCAAGCTACCAGCTCTGCTTTTTTCTCGTCCTCTAGATAGGCAGCGAAGAAGGTGGTTGCTTTCGGACGGTTAgggtggatctgaacttcttctttttcttcgtaaACCAACGTGGGGGGTTTCTCAAGGATGGTGTTTACCTCCAAACACGAGGTTTTCCGAGTGGCTCTTGCTTtagacttgaccatctcgacgtagcatcaccGAGAGGCTAACTGGTCTCCTCTAACTTCTCCTACCTTACCGTCCACCaaaaatttaatcttctgatAGTAAGTTGACACCACCGCTTAGAACTCATTGAGTGTTGGTCGACCCAAGATGACATTGTAAGTCGAAGGCGCATCTACCACTATGAAATTTATGGTTCTTCTCCGCTTCAGGGGTTTTCCGAGTGAGATGGCTAACTTGATATGGCCGATCGAcaacacttcattgcctgtgaagccGTGGAGCGAAGTCGTCATTGGCAGCAGTTCACTCCAATCAATTTGCAATTGATCGAATGCCTTCCTGTATATGATATTTACCGAGCTCCatgtatcaataaaagtacgaTGGATTGTATAATTGACAATTACCACTCGGATGATTAATGCATCATCGTGGGAGACCTCCACTCCCTTCAAATCCTTAGGCCCGAAGCTAATCTCGGGTCCCTCAACTTTCTCCTTACTGCATCCAACGTCGTGGATCTCGAGCCGCCGCACATGCAACTTCCTTACTCGGTTAGAATCTCTGTCGGTCGGCCCGCTAGCGATCATTCCTATCTCCCCCGAGCAGTGTTACTTCGATTCTCTTCTTCCCTTGAGGACAGTCTGGTTCGTTCGGAGGAGGCTCGGGCAAGGATTCAGTCCCTTTGTGGTTGGTGGTGGTGTGGCCTGGTCGTCCTTTCCGAATTCCTTCGTTCTGCAGATCGACTTCGGTGATGCCGATCCAAAAGTGGCGATCGTCAGTGGTATCTACACGGAACTGCCCTGCTAGCTGCCAAGTCATAGCAGTCCTTGGTGTTGTGCGTCGTCGACTGGTGGAAGGTGCAAAACATCGGTGTCCACCTCTTGCTTCTTGGATGAGCGGGCGCCACTTGCTGTACGACATGTGGCCGAGTCTCCTGGTGTGGAGTGGCTCCCAACCGAGGCCCTTTAAGCGGTTGATGACTGCTCGATTGACGCCGCTCGGATGCTCCTGTGGGTTCGACGAccatctccttcttccttgccgCCTGGGCTTCTTCCGCATTAATGTATTCATTGGTCTTCTTTTGGAGATGACCAAAGTCCTTCGACGAccgccgaatgagcgatcggaagaactctccctcgatgagcccttgggtgaaggtgtTCACCAACACATCTGAGGAGACTGCtagaatgtccatcgccacctgattgaagcgctgaATATAGGCCCTCAGGGTCTCTCAGGACCCTTGTTTAAGTGAGAATAGATTTATGCCCGTCTTCTAATGGTGGAGACTACTAGCAAAGTGATGGAGAAAtgccgctcggaagtccttgaagttgtggATCGAACTGTTCGGCAACCGTTTGAACCATCATTGCGTCGATCCAGATaaagtggtaaggaagactcgacatttcACCCCGTCCATATACTGGTAAAGGGTGGCCGCGTTGTCAAACTTGGCCAAATGGTCATCAGGATCGTTTGCTCCATTGTGATCCCCGATCGTTAGCGGGATGTAATGTTTCGGCAGAGAGTCATTTATGATcccttctgaaaattattgattGACCCACTCGGACAAGTCATCTTCCCTCGACGCTTTTCCCTTTTGTGCATCCCGCACGGGCgcctcatccgaagaagatcctttGTCTCTATCCGCTCGACCTCTTTCTTCTAGTGGAGCCCATGATAGTGCTCGGTTGAAGAGGATTGGCACATTACGACCGTCCCCATAGGAGCCGATCGATCTCCTATTTGGCTCCCGAGCGAAAAGTTGATCCGCTCgatcttctctttttctttcaaACTATCGACCTACTGCAGAGGCTCTTTTTCTTTCAAACTATCGACCTACTGCAGAGGTAGCAGACTCAGGCGTTGGTCGATCGATCAACGCTTGTTGCTGTTGCTCCAATATCTTTGTCACTCGAGCTTGTATTAGTGCATCGAGATCCTCTTACGTCAGCATCACTGTTGTGAGTTgtccaacgtcttccatcttcttattCGGATACAGGTCACGTTCctacagacggtgccaaattgatcctgtccgaatgaagGAAGATGGAAAGCCGGGGATGGGGTGACCACTGACGAGATGAAGACTtcaatcctgcaaaacaaaaccaaaccagGGCAGAGATCTCTAgcgttggccctctgacgctcaagtcaaaatcaGGAAGAAATAATAAGTAATCAAAAAAATGATCATCTTGTCTTTCCTCATACCTGACGTAcctttttatacctttctttgtgatcattcatctgcccttatttaatgatattaattgttaGAGGAAGACTTTTTTTCTTAACTTCTGtgcattaatgataaataaagtattctTCTTGGTCTTggcttcttcatatttaatgaagatagataaagtgttttcttttgttttctcatCTCTTCCTGTGTAGTGTCATTCATACGAAGGACGGATAGTCCGAACGACTCATTTTCCTATAGGACGGGCGGTCCGAACGACTCATTTTCCTGCCAACCAACTACAGGTTGCTCATTCATCCGACCGACCCATGATGTTCATCTGTCTGACCGAGCAAGTGATCCATTTGGTCATTCCTTTGCTGACCGAGATAACCAGACAATCACCTTTGACCGAGGCTCTTTCCATAAGCCCcgacgttgaccgccttgactttaacCGACACCGTATCAATTGACATGTGACAGGTCGACTcccctttatcaccgcatcaaaatatatatatatatatatatacatatatatatatatatatatatatatagccgaCTCCTTTATGACcgcatcaaaatatatatatatatatatatatacacacacgaaGAAggttaatcattaaaaaaaataaaaattccaaATCTATATAAGTGATTAAATTCAACAAACTTTATATAATTTCATATTGCCATAAAAAACATAATACAATAACATACAAAAATAGATTATTGATCATTATAAATGCAATCAAACAACTTATAAATAAGCACACCAATTTAAAGAATTTAAGTAATAAGGTGGTAAAAGAAGATAGAAAAATAAATACCTCCTTCCATAAAGGACAAACAAATCAGTTTGCAACAGCAGAAGAGGATAAATATGTAAAGACATCTATCTAGGCCACCTGATCCTACTTGTAAAACATGTCAAGGGGGCTGCTAAGTATGAGATGTAGTCACCTAACAAAGCTGGCTTGGCAATTGCCCCTACTACTTTTGAGAACAACCATATATATAGTAGCATAAGATCTTTATGATCACTTTACAATTCAAATAACTATACAAGAAGAATATCAGGCAAATAATACTTCACATATTTGTAACAATTTGTAATTGACAACATTCAGAAATAAACTGCAATTTTTGTGTTAACAAACAAGGAAATTTAAGTAGGTGGCATAATAAGAGTGATACTTTCAATGATTCACAACAAAGAAGCTTCTAAGTAGAATTCTATGCTCCTTAAGCTTTCAACAATATTAAGGGACGAGATAGATTAAATAGAAAAGTGATTTTCACTAACCTTGGCAGATGTCACTGTACCACAACATGAACCAAAACTTTGCTAAAAGAAAAGAGGAAACAAAATAACTTTTTTTACAATTTAAAACACAATTTCTTCTATTTGCAAGGAGTTCAACTGACAACTTCCTAAACTAAGTGATTCGCAAGTCAATCAGGTAGTAAAAAAGGAATATGGAAAATACTAGCATCCTCATGTCTATATTAACAATTACATTTATAATTGGCCGGCCGGGAAAGTAATAAGTAAATCGTATCAGAAACTAGAACAAGATTAGTTCAATATCCTTGCTTATCCAAGAAAGTCCTGTTGGATTTTCCTCTCAAACTCAGCTACAACTCACAAGACTTCAAGCAGTTTGGATAATTTATCTTTGTAAGGGAGCCCATACTTTTGCAAAAATATTGGTTCCGGTGATACGAAAATTGTGTGTAGCGTGTCTTGTGAAGTCCATAACCCTTCAGATTTTAACATCTCCATTACATGAAATCGAGGAATTAACCTCTTTTCCAAACTGAATGTTAGAAACACTGGCAGCTTAGTAATGTCTGAAGGCGTAATTCCAACATCCTTGACTAAAAATTCCATCTTTCTCTGCAACGCCCCAGTGGAAAGCCATAAAAACCTTGGATATTTCTTCATTGCAGCAATGAAATCCGAGTATGACAAACCAAAACTGTTCATGATCTTGACTTGGGCCTCAAATTTTTCTCTGCTGACCAAGTGCAGCACATCAAGGATCCAGAGGAACATCTTAGATTCTCGGGGAATTCCAATCCCGTCAGCTCTATCTACTAGAGCTCGGAGGGAATCTGGTTTCTGCGTAAAGAAGCCTGGGCTCCTTTTAAGGACAAGAGAAATCCGCTCTTCAGGAATGCCACATTCATCCCTTAAGAAGTTCATATTAGGGCGCACTACattttcaatgttgctgctaaaaAACCATTTACTCCTCCGGAGATTCTTGAGGAGGATCTCCCTCGATCCAAATAAACTTTCCCAAGCCTTAAATCGGGGGAGAAGCGTGCTCTCTCTGTTGAAGCCAATAACGAAAGGGTGCCGCGGAGCGATATCCATGATGTCGGACTCAGATAATCCCATGTCGCGCAAAACTTTAAACCTTGGAGCGAGGTTCGTCTCCACATCCCAGCCGAGCATTCCTGGCCTCCAAGATATTACCTTTCTGAGATTAGCGCCAACGAGGCCCTGGGATCTTAAGAAACCAAGAACAACGTCGGCATTCTCAGTGGACTGGATACGGCGGAGCGACTTGGAGACCTTGGACGCAACGTCAACGGAGAACCCGCATGTACTCACGAGATACTCGACCATGAAGTGGGTATCAGGAGAAGCGGTGGCGCCTGAGGAGGAGGCGGAAGTGCCGGTACAGAAGAAGACGCGACAGAGCTGAGACGGCGGAGGAAGCGCATGGCAACGGACTAGGGAGTGAAGCATCGCGTCGGCGCGTCCAGGTTACTTCGTCACAAATGTAACCCAAAGACCTAACCGGAAAACCCTACTTGAAACCCCTCATCCAGGTTAACTTCACATTTGACCCCCTGTATGTTTTGCACTTTAAACCAAAGATATCAATAGGGCACAGTGAGATACATGACAATTAATAGTGGCAAATTGCAAATGCAAAACTGCCACGGAACTAAGCTACGATGCCATAAAACTGCCCCCACTTCATAACCGTAACCATTTGAGGTGAATCTAATCCTATTATTTATCTCTTTCAAGATATTAAAGAATTTCTAGGATGAGTATTATTACAAAAACTTGTTCACAAATGAATCGAATGATGGTTCGTAAATCCATCTTGTGATGATTTCGTAACAGAAATTAAGACAAAGGATAAACAATCTACCCCTTTTTTCATGAAATAAAAGTGGAAACGTTTAAAAGCGGAAAACTTAccttaattttttaatatgtttttcCAAGTAAACAGTGTGTAAGTGGCCATCGGCTTGCCTCATAAGTGTATTCATATGGTAAAAGACGATTAGTTCATCCCAATATCTCCGTTAATTCATCCTACATCAACATAGAGGAAGTAAATCAAGGATGACTATTCACCTTCCCGCTCTAAAGGGACCCTCATAAGGGCattcatgtggcaaaaggtgattcgctcgcccccagcgcccccgccaacctgtccctaggccaacacggaggaggtaaatcatgggtggctactagccattagtgcaaatggccaagacatgggggaggttatgcttggtcacgccgagtttcgaccccaagacctcatgtggcaacaccccatgccttaacCATCACACCGCCCCGAGGGGATTGTCATAAGGGAATTCATGTGACAACACTACATGTCTTAACCATTGCACGTCATAAGGGCAGTCATGCAATATAAAAACAAGTCGATTAGCCATCAATTTAGCaatgaaatttaaatttcttaGCTGAATTAGCAACtgatttaattatttatcaataattaacgatgaattaaaattttatcactaATTAACAACTAAAAATTAAATCGACCGCTAATTTAGTGACGAATTTAAATTATGTCGCATTAATATTTCATTATCCCCTCTCCCTTGATTAGGTTGGGTGTGGTCTCACGGCAAGGTTACAGCTTGGAGACGACCTCGTGGCGAGGTCATGGCTGTTAGGGTTGATTTGtagctagggggtgaatagctcgttgcgctTCGTTTACTTgcttcatgatgatgatatgcagcggatagAACTCGAAGCAAAACTTACAACactaactcaaggatttacttggtatccacctcaagaagaagtgactaatccaaggatccacacatgacacactctccactatgaaaaacactccttctcggtaactaccggaggtggagaaatctcgtacaaactcacacaacaagaaACAACAcgcgcaagaagaaaatacaagaatacaaatgaaaaacctcttcttgcttgaccttATTGTTGAagaatgcctcttgaaccttggaagtgtagcagcacttgtctccaagagcttccaagaactggcggaaAAGTGGTGAGCTTGGTGGAGAAGAATCGGGAGAAGCGTTGCAGCGTTTAAATTCGTCGTCTCCTTTATATCTTCACTTCTAAGGCTCCCATTCGATTGGGCAttctcccaatcaattgccacGTTAGATCCCAACTATCTCAGTTGTCCAAAACCTACATTCTGTGCAAcagtcacatcccaatcgattggccaattaattggggaggcttgaatcgatcagatgatcgattcagagtgcctctgtacTCTACTAGAAATGacctgaatcgatcgatggattaATTCAGGATTCTTACCATCCTCGCGAGAAAACCAGcccctaatcgatcaaccgatcgattggcagtggccaattgatcgaccgatcgattggcggtgcccaatcgatcgaccgatcgattggcggtgcccaatcgatcgactgatcgattggggaccgtTTTCTGCTTGTGGcattgcttcccaatcgatcggttgatcgattaggtTGTTGTTTGTCGCAACACTttgtccaatcgatcaactgatcgactggcttggtccaatttgatcacttgatcaaattgaccaaccctagctcACCCGAGTCAAGTCTAGGGCTCCCAAACACAATATTCAGTCAACATTGACATGTTGGGACTTCTCGTGTCTagcatccaattgaccttgacttgctgggacttcttcaccaagtgttcggtcaattctttgaccacttggacttttctcctcgtgtcaagtgtttggtcaaccttgacccacttggacttaccatgtcgggtcaagtgttcggtcctccatggctcacttggacttccttccaccagatgtccggtcacccttgacccatctggatttccttatgccaagtatccggtcactcctttgacctacttggacttcccaataccaagtggctggtcaaccttgacccacctagatttccacgtgcctgacttcacttaccaagactttcatctagctcccactcactaagattttccatttgcctgactttactcactaggactttccatctgcttggcttcactcgccaggactgtcaatctacctagcttcactcaccaggtctttcacctggcttcactcaccaggatttcccatctgcctggcttcactcaccaggaccttcacctagcttcactcactaggattttccatctgcatggcgtcactcaccaggacttttaccagcaagtgtccggtcaatactgacccacttggatttttctcctgccaaccttcctgttgacTTGCCTttatctaacctctagttaggactttcccagtcaagtatccggtcaaccttgagctacttgactcttcttcacatcaaactggtcaaaccttgactagagaggaattgcactaacaatctccgtaatcggatgattgcaccaacaatcttcatatataatcaaacattgaaacaaacatcaagactcaaacttgaaccaagtcaagcttagtcaaccttgacctagaggatattgcaccaacaatctccccctttctaaTATTTGATAATAGTTTTAAGTTAGGCTAAACTCATAGCCTCAATTtctttcatgccaaagtatgaatgagggtttccttcattctctctctttcctaaagggcaaactccctctttaagtAATAAAggcttaacttaaaccttacattctccccctttgacacacattaaaaactctctccctgaagagttactcaatgttgttcacaacctcacatgttgttcaaaacatcacaatgaaagtctcataccctttattttCTTTAATGCTCACACTTGAGCATTaatcacttcacaatgctcatcctagagtatTCATCATTCCagcaatgaaggtctcatacccttcaatGTATCTAATACTCACTCTTGAGCAATAAtccacttcataatgctcatcctaaAGCATCCACAAGTCAACActaaagatatccactctccattatttttcaatgctcaaccttaagCATTTACTTTaacgaaggttaaccacctttcaTGGTGTTTGaacaaattaatttttatgtcctTAAAGAGTGACTCCTCCTAAAGATATGCTCTaaatttctatcattgcaccaacaatgatttggaatccctaaatctttaggaaacccaaaacttgaaattttgaggttcaagtatcaatatttgaatgcaaacctcaacctaaacttcaacctagTGTTCCATAACCAGTTCTCcttatttttatcatgaaaactATCCTTAAATGCATATACATATATTCCAAGGGATTAGGAGTGGTTAAAGAGACTAAAAATTGCTTAAGTTGTTGAAATCATACTTTCCCAGCTAAAAtcagccttctcaatcgattggggttgggactcaatcgattggcaCCAtttcaattgatcggttgatcgattccgCGAGCTTCTGTTCGCGGAGAAAGCACCTAAATCGATCCACTAATTGATCCAGGCAGGAATGAATCGATCGGATAATCGattcagtgagcttctgctcacaAGAAACCtatctcaatcgattgcccaatcgattgagacactctaatcgattgggtgatcattgaaggtctgatttcctgaaagtgaatttcagccaaaattcaaaaataccctaaaaattctacaaaattctaaaaatcatgaaacttcttgtagacattatttagggtatatactatcattaaaaaaatagttttttaagaaaatacaccttattttcaaagattgacataaacttgaaaaatcttgaaaatttcaatgttttcttctagtttgtgtctaacttttcaatgatgtttactatcaaaagatagctttaaccaaggttttctaaagtatatttaaaatgatttccaaaaataatttccaaccatgttctttgggctcaatgcacatgacttgtacattagctttcccaatgattggagtacacataactatatgttttgataaaatcaaactcaaatagatgcactaaactaacatcttgagtcttgttcatcatcctaacatcacaattgtatctaatgtgcactaaaacatatacaagtcaccttatagtccttatgagatgtagattttggttttaccctaactagggatcatgcatatatatctaggcattttaattcATGTACATCAACGTAGGATGTCATGTGTTAGTAAatgtaaatgtcattgtccttaattatacgGAATTTAaaactaatgcatgatgattttatggcatatatcaaaataagtaattttcaaaagaaaacatactataactacatgatatatgtatgacatgtcatggtatttttgtttgtttttcataataagcatgaatgcaaaatatgatgtcatggcatatgatggccaaacaatcatggtaatttagaattaataaatatacctagattatctatctaagtattcttaatccttagctaaacttagAATTAAATCTAGATTGCCCCAATCTTCccaaaaaaatgtcaaaatctaacttggcatttcttttactcttgattagttgtgccaatttaaatcaaGTGTAATtgctcaaattttggcacatttactCCTTCaaagaataattaattaatccttttcattttcaaaggttaacaaaaaccttgaaaatgcctccaagtgtcaactttatcaaggttgggttaacgaCCTTcacccatttagagttgacactctctaagcCTATCTAGGGTAtaaagaatatgctcctaggaatccaaaatctattggtacTCATtgaatgctctaggtattcactagggatgacttccctagataccttcctagtgatcttcctaggcttcttagaagccttagtcacacttGACTCACTTAGGTCAACTCTagtgaccttcttggtgactttgcCTTTTTCATTGCACTCCTTTAAGAAtcaagcttcttggacttcctcttcttgagTTCATCATCTCTCAAAGTCCTCTTCCTCttagtcttgctccaatgagttgccctttTAGAATTTCTCTTGATTTGGTGCGGTGGAGGATTCTTcatgaaacttgtccaatttgctccatagttcattTGCATCCTTGTATTCTTCAATTTTGCACATGATTGTGCTTGGAAATAGACTAACCagtaatttggttaccttgtcattcgcctcgcacctttgaatttgctccttgctctatttgcttttcttgagaattttgccttttgaattatttggagcttcaaatctttccatgagagcaaaccattgctctatctccatcatgaagaaatttttaatttttgatttccaAGGATCGAAGCTTgccattgtgaatggtggaggcacccttgtgttgtattcaagtccatcttggaattccatttgaagtttaGCTCTTATGAAGTCTTTAACTTTATTGAACTTGCtttaacttcttctccctctagctaaTTGCCCTTTCCGGtgatgatttcggtgaagagtgatctggctctgataccacttgttagggtcgatttataGTTAGAggggaggagggtgaatagctcgtcgcgcttcgttAACTTACtttttgatgatgatatgcagcggatagAATTCGAAGCAAAACTTACAAtgttaacacaaggatttacttggtatccacctcaagaagacgtgactaatccaaggatccacacacgatatgctctccactatgaaaaacactactcggtaactaccagaggtggagaaacctcgtataaACTCACACAACACgaaattgttggttggtcctaggaagatcgtaccagtttcactgtacaaaaattttgtacaagtgtcgaacctttcctaaacaacctattgtgttctttagaaattaaattcggaatcgcaaacggaacttaacattattgattccaaatttaacttatctgttcttaatggtttagatttggaccgcaagcaaaacttaacactattgatccaaatcaacctatgttacaaattcaattaaatatctatttcaaaaacgGTTCCCAAGAcaaatatggcgaggcacatgatcttcttgggtatgagagcatccaccactgcttcgacaaaaccttttaacgaaattaaatatttaatttcctaaaataacattaggtttaaccaaatagaacaatcgaatcacaaattcaagaaataaaaaaaaaacacaacttcgaaacaaatccgaaactctagaatcatatacctcttgtgtttggaattcgtacaaagaagaactagcatgatgcggaaaataattactagttatacctcttttttgtatgctaataacctcaagatcttctgtcgtattcctcgcctcctattggacgtcgtgtgggtgacaatcctccaagatgaacaccaccacaAAGACTCCTCCtcctctaagtttcggccaccaccaccaccaaggaacaaaagagagcaaggggaaaagaaaaaggagagggtcgaccacaagaAAGAGCACAAGCAAGCGAACAAGAATtgatgcaatccctacttctcttcttcttctccttctctttgtatccggccacacaaaacaaccacaagaggtggccgaccctagaatgaagagaagc
Coding sequences within it:
- the LOC122014183 gene encoding transcription termination factor MTERF8, chloroplastic-like, translating into MLHSLVRCHALPPPSQLCRVFFCTGTSASSSGATASPDTHFMVEYLVSTCGFSVDVASKVSKSLRRIQSTENADVVLGFLRSQGLVGANLRKVISWRPGMLGWDVETNLAPRFKVLRDMGLSESDIMDIAPRHPFVIGFNRESTLLPRFKAWESLFGSREILLKNLRRSKWFFSSNIENVVRPNMNFLRDECGIPEERISLVLKRSPGFFTQKPDSLRALVDRADGIGIPRESKMFLWILDVLHLVSREKFEAQVKIMNSFGLSYSDFIAAMKKYPRFLWLSTGALQRKMEFLVKDVGITPSDITKLPVFLTFSLEKRIEVFISSVVTPSPAFHLPSFGQDQFGTVCRNVTCIRIRRWKTLDNSQQ